A stretch of the Rosa rugosa chromosome 5, drRosRugo1.1, whole genome shotgun sequence genome encodes the following:
- the LOC133708959 gene encoding protein PLANT CADMIUM RESISTANCE 2-like: MSSSKPNSYEKFTDAPPATGIPVSSSNPYFSGAHDHHHYQDNSRMPDAPPYHLHVRTPEPWKSGLLDCFSDPKSCCITFWCPCITFGQIAEIVDKGSISCGASGALYTLIAFVTGCSCIYSCFYRSKLRQQYTLEESPCGDCLVHCFCEPCALCQEYRELQSRGFNMAIGWDGNMDARNHEVAMAPVPPMVEEGMSRDK; this comes from the exons ATGTCCTCATCAAAACCGAATTCTTACGAAAAGTTCACAGATGCTCCTCCGGCGACGGGTATTCCGGTGAGCTCCAGCAACCCCTACTTTAGTGGAGCTCATGATCACCACCATTATCAAGATAACTCCCGCATGCCGGATGCTCCTCCATATCATCTCCATGTTAGAACCCCCGAGCCTTGGAAATCTGGCCTCCTTGACTGCTTCTCGGATCCTAAAAGCT GTTGCATAACATTTTGGTGTCCATGCATCACCTTTGGCCAGATTGCTGAGATTGTGGATAAAGGCTCTATAT CTTGTGGGGCAAGTGGAGCACTGTACACTTTGATAGCTTTTGTGACTGGTTGTTCTTGCATCTATTCATGCTTCTACCGCTCCAAACTGAGGCAGCAGTACACTTTGGAAGAGAGCCCTTGTGGTGATTGTTTGGTTCACTGCTTCTGCGAACCCTGCGCCTTGTGCCAGGAGTACCGTGAGCTCCAAAGTCGCGGTTTTAATATGGCCATCG GATGGGATGGAAATATGGATGCAAGGAACCACGAAGTGGCAATGGCCCCGGTGCCCCCGATGGTGGAGGAAGGCATGAGTCGTGATAAATGA
- the LOC133708956 gene encoding protein PLANT CADMIUM RESISTANCE 2-like, which yields MYSSKPSSYEKFSETTDASPPTGIPVSSSNPYYSHPAHHQHPDQYDKNNSEMPAPHPYQHHTRAPGPWKSGLCDCFSDPKNCCITFCCPCITFGQIAEIVDKGSTSCGASGALYTLIACVTTCPCIYSCFYRSKMRRQYALESSPCGDCLVHFFCEQCALCQEYRELKSRGFDMAIGWHGNIEERNREVAMAPMPPMVEEGMSRDK from the exons ATGTACTCATCAAAGCCGAGCTCTTACGAGAAGTTCTCGGAGACCACCGATGCTTCTCCGCCAACGGGTATTCCGGTGAGCTCCAGCAACCCCTATTATAGTCATCCTGCTCATCATCAACATCCTGATCAATATGACAAGAACAACTCTGAAATGCCTGCTCCTCATCCTTATCAACACCACACTAGAGCCCCTGGGCCGTGGAAATCCGGTCTCTGCGACTGCTTCTCCGATCCCAAAAACT GCTGCATAACCTTTTGTTGTCCATGCATCACTTTTGGTCAAATTGCTGAGATTGTGGACAAAGGTTCTACAT CTTGTGGTGCAAGTGGAGCACTGTACACACTGATAGCTTGTGTGACTACTTGTCCTTGCATCTATTCATGCTTCTACCGCTCGAAGATGAGGCGGCAGTACGCTTTGGAATCGAGCCCTTGTGGTGATTGTTTGGTTCACTTCTTCTGCGAGCAATGCGCCTTGTGCCAGGAGTACCGTGAGCTCAAGAGTCGCGGTTTTGACATGGCCATCG GATGGCATGGAAATATCGAAGAAAGGAACCGTGAAGTGGCAATGGCTCCAATGCCCCCAATGGTGGAGGAAGGCATGAGTCGCGATAAATGA
- the LOC133708957 gene encoding protein PLANT CADMIUM RESISTANCE 2-like encodes MYSSKPNSYEKFSESNTDAASPPTGIPVSSSNPFSHDDHDHDNSSQMPPAPPYHLRPRAPEPWKTGLCDCLSDPKNCCTTFWCPCITFGQIAEIVDKGSTSCGASGALYTLIFCVTGCPCFYSCFYRSKMRQQYTLDESPCGDCLVHCFCEYCALCQEYRELQNRGFDMVIGWHGNIEERNREVAMKPVPPVMEEGMSRDQ; translated from the exons ATGTACTCGTCAAAGCCGAATTCGTACGAGAAGTTCTCGGAGTCCAACACCGATGCTGCTTCTCCACCGACGGGTATTCCGGTCAGCTCCAGCAACCCTTTCAGTCatgatgatcatgatcatgacAACAGCTCCCAAATGCCGCCTGCTCCGCCATACCACCTCCGCCCTAGAGCCCCCGAGCCGTGGAAGACCGGCCTCTGCGACTGCCTCTCCGATCCCAAAAACT GCTGCACAACATTTTGGTGCCCTTGTATCACTTTCGGCCAGATTGCAGAGATTGTGGATAAGGGCTCTACTT CTTGTGGTGCAAGTGGAGCACTATACACTCTGATATTTTGTGTGACTGGTTGTCCTTGCTTCTATTCATGCTTCTACCGCTCCAAAATGAGGCAGCAGTACACTCTTGATGAGAGCCCTTGTGGTGATTGCTTGGTTCATTGCTTCTGCGAGTACTGCGCCCTGTGCCAGGAGTACCGTGAGCTTCAAAATCGCGGTTTCGACATGGTTATCG GATGGCATGGAAATATCGAGGAAAGGAACCGTGAAGTGGCAATGAAGCCGGTGCCCCCGGTCATGGAGGAAGGCATGAGTCGAGATCAATGA
- the LOC133708984 gene encoding uncharacterized protein LOC133708984, with translation MDAAELELERRSKFLSSLIQKKKAVEQQDHHDMLNVRVRASDMPVALQNRAFRCARDHLDSMPGKLDSKRLALALKKDFDSSYGPAWHCIVGTSFGSYVTHSTGGFLYFSIDKVYVLLFKTAVEPLDH, from the exons ATGGATGCAGCAGAGCTGGAGCTGGAGAGGCGGAGCAAGTTCTTGAGTAGTTTGATTCAGAAGAAGAAGGCGGTGGAGCAGCAAGACCACCATGACATGCTCAATGTGAGAGTTAGGGCGTCTGATATGCCAGTCGCTTTGCAAAACCGAGCTTTTCGGTGCGCGAGGGATCATCTTGACTCCATGCCTGGGAAGCTCGACAGTAAACGGCTTGCTTTGGCACTTAAGAAG gATTTTGATTCATCATATGGCCCAGCTTGGCATTGCATTGTCGGAACTAGCTTTGGTTCATATGTCACACATTCTACTGGGGGATTCTTGTATTTTTCGATCGACAAGGTTTACGTCCTTCTATTTAAAACAGCTGTTGAGCCTTTGGACCATTGA
- the LOC133708983 gene encoding F-box protein SKIP28 has product MEIPQFLEYQEHEAVDNSAQKVPILPSDAIKEKQAGPPHEALFLILTYLPLFELLAMNQVCTSLRDAVNKDVLSWLNIIVDKALSLKLSDEILMKITSKANGRLRTLALMNCAKITDNGLQQVVEQNPLISKLYLPACTGLTPEGVIRAVKTLSDHGHCLKSIMINGIYNINKQHLETLESYLHEMNLDAKKEQPGSWPLLLLEYMDSPTFRHDKGHTIIDLEVCPKCDEVRMVFDCPRWACKRMIERSMTRCRGCRFCILRCQECGGCVDSQEIEEAVCAHILCSDCWLHLPKCNFCNKPYCKQHVDNKCCTSGSTGFVCEVCYAKYIVNLPSIVEYVDF; this is encoded by the exons ATGGAGATCCCACAGTTTCTGGAGTACCAAGAACATGAAGCTGTTGACAACTCTGCACAGAAGGTACCAATTCTGCCTTCTGATGCAATCAAAGAAAAACAAGCAGGGCCACCTCATGAAGCTTTGTTCCTTATCTTAACTTACCTTCCTCTGTTTGAGCTTCTTGCCATGAATCAAGTTTGCACTTCACTGAGAGATGCAGTAAACAAGGATGTGCTCTCATGGTTGAACATCATCGTTGATAAGGCTTTGAGCTTGAAATTGTCTGATGAGATCTTGATGAAAATTACATCGAAGGCAAATGGTAGGTTGAGAACTTTGGCTCTCATGAACTGTGCAAAGATTACAGATAACGGGCTTCAACAGGTTGTGGAGCAGAATCCTCTGATCAGCAAG CTCTATCTACCAGCTTGCACTGGCTTAACACCCGAAGGGGTCATACGAGCTGTGAAGACATTATCTGACCATGGTCACTGCCTAAAGTCCATAATGATAAATGGCATCTACAACATAAACAAACAGCACCTTGAAACACTTGAGTCTTATCTTCATGAAATGAATCTTGACGCAAAGAAAGAGCAGCCGGGATCATGGCCTCTCCTATTACTTGAGTACATGGACTCGCCAACATTCAGACATGACAAAGGTCACACCATAATTGACCTTGAAGTTTGCCCAAAATGCGACGAGGTGAGGATGGTTTTCGACTGTCCAAGGTGGGCGTGCAAGAGAATGATAGAAAGGTCAATGACTCGGTGTAGGGGATGCAGGTTTTGCATTCTGAGGTGCCAAGAGTGTGGTGGATGCGTCGATTCTCAAGAAATTGAAGAGGCTGTTTGTGCTCATATCTTGTGCTCAGATTGCTGGCTCCACCTTCCCAAATGTAACTTCTGCAACAAGCCATATTGCAAGCAACACGTTGATAACAAGTGCTGCACTTCAGGATCCACAGGTTTTGtctgtgaggtttgttatgcaaAGTACATTGTAAACTTGCCCAGTATTGTTGAATATGTTGATTTCTGA
- the LOC133708982 gene encoding putative F-box protein At4g38870: MGFKCVCKSWCSLTRGPSFLAFHRALCCNSTSRYTHLLLHFWDRTTRQDHLLSVKIIQDGSSPSPTTHCLTLPYEHHLYLTHSSNGLVLLHPGNDLIYHKEPDHEYAMHIFNPCTRESITLPNIIPSPTSYPWIDVVHLFGFCLLTNEYRVLQVQVQMSLGESARTITFKIFTLGTHSWRTIQVDLHDLPFDPFKWDIFQKSLCVNGSLHWFHTDTSSYTFRIIVVFDLIEERLRAIDLPEPCTWGAEIFELDGCLALVVAESFNIRSEDGELLGQHDMIELWILRDYQSQVWVKETVTIPIHLRGSRDHEHPPSCTIHPTLSCLPLCTIHSGVLMLQVSTANQLSIYVYDMKSKTFRRSEIMLPGWLCGDVQVELLTTYDDENIVPLR, encoded by the coding sequence ATGGGCTTCAAGTGCGTTTGCAAGTCATGGTGCTCTCTCACTCGCGGCCCTTCCTTTCTTGCATTCCACCGAGCCTTGTGCTGCAACAGCACCAGCAGGTACACTCACCTCCTCCTCCATTTCTGGGACAGAACCACAAGGCAGGATCACTTGCTCTCCGTCAAAATTATCCAAGATGGAAGTAGTCCATCACCCACCACACACTGTCTAACACTGCCCTATGAACATCATCTCTACCTTACCCATTCTAGCAATGGCTTGGTACTACTTCACCCTGGTAATGACCTGATTTATCACAAAGAACCTGACCATGAATACGCCATGCATATATTCAATCCCTGCACCAGAGAGTCCATTACTCTTCCCAATATTATTCCTTCACCCACAAGCTACCCCTGGATCGACGTTGTACACCTCTTCGGGTTCTGTCTTCTTACTAACGAGTACAGGGTTCTCCAAGTCCAAGTTCAAATGTCTTTAGGTGAATCTGCTCGAACCATTACTTTCAAGATTTTCACACTGGGAACACATTCATGGAGGACCATACAGGTAGACCTCCATGATCTCCCTTTTGATCCTTTTAAGTGGGATATTTTTCAGAAAAGTTTGTGCGTAAATGGATCCCTGCATTGGTTTCATACCGACACTAGCTCCTATACGTTTCGTATCATTGTGGTTTTTGACCTCATAGAGGAGAGACTAAGAGCCATAGATCTTCCGGAACCTTGTACCTGGGGAGCTGAAATATTTGAATTGGATGGATGTCTAGCTCTAGTAGTTGCCGAGTCGTTTAACATTAGGTCTGAAGATGGCGAGCTGTTAGGGCAGCATGACATGATAGAGCTATGGATTTTGAGGGACTACCAAAGTCAAGTGTGGGTTAAGGAGACTGTCACTATTCCCATTCATTTGAGGGGATCAAGAGACCATGAACATCCTCCATCGTGTACGATCCACCCTACACTCTCATGTCTCCCTTTGTGTACGATCCATTCAGGTGTGCTCATGCTTCAAGTTTCAACAGCAAACCAGTTATCTATTTATGTATATGATATGAAGAGTAAAACTTTTCGGAGAAGTGAAATCATGTTGCCTGGATGGTTGTGTGGGGATGTTCAAGTGGAGTTGCTTACTACTTATGATGATGAAAACATTGTCCCCTTAAGATGA